TCGCGCTCGCGCCAAAAGCGGTGCTGATCGTGCTGTTGATTTTCGTCGTGATCGTGGCGGCGTTTCGCTATATCTCGCTGGGTTCGATCGTCGCCACGGCCGCATTCCCAATTTTTGCGTGGCTGTTGTATCGCTACCAGGCATCGCCGCCGGTCTTCGCCGCCATGGTGGTCGCCTCGGCGCTGATCATCGCCAAACACCACCAAAACATCCGACGCCTGCTGGCGGGAACGGAACACAGATTCGAGTTGAAACACAGATGAAGATTCGGCGCAGCAACACGACGATGGAACAGCGGAGCCTGAGCCCCATCGGGGCGAATGAGAATAGCCCGCCGCTTCAGCGGCGGGTCCAAGTAAGAGAAATTGCGGAGTGCCGTAGGCACGACTGAAGTTCTCCCACGGTGTACCTCGGTGGACTCGGTGCCTCTGTGGTGAGCATGAAACTGAAACTCGCGACTGAAATTCATGAGTGACATTGCTGTTATCGGCGCGGGGGCGTGGGGAACGGCGTTGTCCATCGTGCTCGGCCGCAAGGGCACGCACCGCGTCCGGCTCTGGGCATTCGAAAAAGAGGTTTGCGAATCCATCCTTGCTCGCCGCACCAACGATCTTTTTCTCCCCGGCGCGAAGATTCCCGCCGCCGTCGCTCCCACCAACCGCTTGGAGGAAGCGTTGCGCGGGGCGGAGATTGTGGTCAGCGTGATGCCGTCGCACCACTGTCGCGGGCTGTTCCGGCAAATGGCGCCGCATCTCACGCCGGAGATGTTGTTCGTCAGCGCCACCAAGGGCGTGGAAACCGATTCGCTGCAACGCATGAGCGAGGTCATCGCGCAGGTGCTGTGCGCAAGCGGACGCGTGCCGAGGCCGCGCATCGGGGCGCTGAGCGGGCCCTCGTTCGCCAAGGAAGTGGCGCGCGGCGATCCCACGGCGATCACCATCGCGTCCAAGGATTCTCAACTCGCCGAAACCGTGCAGCGCGAGTTCAGCGAGCCCTGCTTTCGTATTTATACCAACGACGATGTCGTGGGCGTTGAGCTCGGCGGATCCCTGAAGAACGTGATCGCCATCGCCGCCGGCGTCTGCGACGGGTTAGGCCTCGGCTTCAACACCATCGCGGCGCTGATCACACGCGGACTGGCGGAGATCGCGCGGGTAGCTGTGGCGTGCGGCGCGCGGGCGGAGACCATGGCTGGGCTGGCGGGAATCGGCGACCTGGTACTCACCTGCACCGGCGGCCTGTCGCGCAACCGCACCGTGGGGGTGGAACTGGGCAAAGGCCGCAACCTCGATGAGATCATCGCCGGCATGCACGGCATGGTCGCCGAAGGCATACTGACCACGAAAGCGGCGGTCGGGTTATCGCGCAAGCATTCGGTGGAGATGCCGATCACCGAGCAGATTGACGCCATCCTCAACCGGGGCAAGTCGCCGCGCGACGCCATCCACGAACTGATGACCCGCCCGGGCACCAGCGAGGTCGCCCTGCACCGCGTATAACGTGGTAACTGGCAGCCGGCAGTTGGCAGCCGTTGGTGCCGCTTTCCCATGACGCAGCACGCATCGCTGTGATAAAAGCCTCCTTTGACGCAGGGGGGAAACTTGCGCCGGCTATGGCCATCCAAGTAGAGCGGACCGAATTCGACGAGCAACTGGGTTACCAATACTACGTTGCTTTCAATTCCAAAGGCACCGCCGAGGAGGACGAAGTTCACGACCGGCTGCCGGTCGAGGTGGCGATTTCGTTGTGCGAGAACGGCGATCTAGCCGACTTCAGCTTCGAGCTGCCGAAGGTCTGCCGCTCTTCAGCCGCGTTGACATTCCTCAACGAAGCCGGCAACGCGCGCTACATCGAGCCGCGCGTCTACATCACCATGCCGGAATTGAACGGCGACACGGTGGCGCGCGCCGCCGGACGATTGGAACTCGATTTTGCCGGGCGC
This DNA window, taken from Terriglobia bacterium, encodes the following:
- a CDS encoding NAD(P)-dependent glycerol-3-phosphate dehydrogenase, which translates into the protein MSDIAVIGAGAWGTALSIVLGRKGTHRVRLWAFEKEVCESILARRTNDLFLPGAKIPAAVAPTNRLEEALRGAEIVVSVMPSHHCRGLFRQMAPHLTPEMLFVSATKGVETDSLQRMSEVIAQVLCASGRVPRPRIGALSGPSFAKEVARGDPTAITIASKDSQLAETVQREFSEPCFRIYTNDDVVGVELGGSLKNVIAIAAGVCDGLGLGFNTIAALITRGLAEIARVAVACGARAETMAGLAGIGDLVLTCTGGLSRNRTVGVELGKGRNLDEIIAGMHGMVAEGILTTKAAVGLSRKHSVEMPITEQIDAILNRGKSPRDAIHELMTRPGTSEVALHRV